In Zingiber officinale cultivar Zhangliang chromosome 6A, Zo_v1.1, whole genome shotgun sequence, a single genomic region encodes these proteins:
- the LOC121994765 gene encoding chorismate synthase, chloroplastic-like, whose product MESDETSKGEDKWSDSTSLDNLRLPQRPSTHRRRPRLPRQQIYFTQPAIFELFPRTHKDPFLSTELARETIGRVAAGAIAKKILKVYAGTEILAYVSQVHKVVLPEGVVDYETVTLDQIENNIVRCPDPDYAQKMIEAIDEVRVKGDSVGGIVTCIARNVPRGLGCPIFDKLEADLAKAMLSLSAMKGFEIGSGFVGTFLTGSEHNDEFFMDEHGNMRTRTNRSGGVQGGISNGETIYLRIAYKATSTIVGKKCNLAVKQRENMVAYDTILSEGGPNILIHHVPLGERNFKVSIDVVLDEEAELPIPIWSGFQGIMMKSEVNGANSSISMWVPKCRL is encoded by the exons atggagtcagatgagacatcaaagggtGAAGATAAGtggtctg ATTCAACTTCACTCGACAACCTTCGACTCCCTCAACGGCCTTCCACTCACCGCCGGCGACCTCGACTCCCCCGACAGCAAATCTACTTCACCCAGCCGGCGATCTTCGAGTTGTTCCCCCGAACGCACAAAGATCCTTTCCTCTCTACAGAGCTAG CAAGAGAGACTATTGGTAGGGTTGCTGCAGGAGCTATTGCAAAGAAGATTCTTAAGGTGTATGCAGGAACTGAG ATTTTGGCATATGTTTCTCAAGTTCATAAAGTTGTGCTTCCTGAAGGTGTTGTTGATTATGAGACAGTGACCCTTGATCAA ATTGAGAATAACATCGTCAGATGTCCGGATCCAGATTATGCTCAAAAGATGATTGAAGCCATTGATGAAGTTCGAGTTAAGGGAGACTCTGTTGGAGGCATAGTGACATGCATTGCTCGAAATGTTCCACGA GGGCTTGGATGTCCAATCTTTGATAAATTGGAAGCTGATTTGGCAAAAGCTATGTTGTCTCTCTCTGCAATGAAGGGATTTGAAATTGGCAGTGGTTTTGTAG GAACTTTTTTGACTGGAAGTGAGCATAACGATGAGTTCTTCATGGATGAGCATGGCAATATGCGGACACGAACAAACCGGTCTGGGGGTGTACAG GGAGGAATATCAAATGGAGAAACCATTTACTTGAGAATAGCTTATAAGGCAACTTCTACTATTGTG GGGAAAAAATGTAACTTGGCTGTGAAACAACGTGAAAATATGGTGGCGTATGACACAATACTATCAGAAGGAGGCCCAAATATACTGATTCATCATGTTCCACTTGGGGAAAGAAATTTTAAGGTATCTATTGATGTTGTCTTAGATGAAGAAGCAGAGCTTCCAATCCCAATTTGGTCTGGATTTCAAGGTAtcatgatgaagtcagaagtgaatggagcgaattcgtctatttctatgtgggtgcctaagtgtaggctatga